AGCCCGGCAAAACTGTCATGGTTAGTcatttgaaatgtaaattaatagctttatttatttttgatagtagtaaaagtaaatattccAATCATTGTTACGATATGAACACATTGACTTCGCCGTAAACTAATGATCTAACCATTGCGGCCGCCTCGCACGAAGGGTATCGGCGCGACGCGAGTCGGTGAGACATTCTCAGATAGGCACGTATTAGTTATGTCCTGGCCGCACGCGCAACGCACCCAAAAAACACAATAGTTAACTGAGCCGCAGTCAACGTGTTAGGAACATTCCAAATTTATcacattgatattttattttgtaggtgTACTACGAAGGTCGCCTGAAGCAAAACAACAAAATGTTTGATAACTGCGTCAAAGGGCCTGGGTTCAAATTCCGTTTGGGTGGTAAGGAAGTAATCAGTGGCTGGGATATTGGTGTCAACGGTATGAAGGTTGGAGGCAAAAGGAAGATCATCTGCCCACCTGCAATGGCGTAAGTTTATAAATTCTCATTTATCTAATGCTGCTAAGTAATAATACTATGTATTTCATGCTAGAcaattcattttgttttcaatttgttacaaaacaatatgccagtaataaattaaaatattgtattttatgtacacATATCAAGCATGTATTTCATTTCACAGATATGGAGCAAAAGGGTCCCCACCAGTGATCCCACCAAACTCGACCCTTGTGTTTGAAGTAGAGCTTAAAAATGTCAAgtgatttgtttaaaattactttcgtATTTGTTCCAAGCCAGTTATGGACTGCGGTGTATTCATAAATGCTGGTGTGTGATTGCCATTGAAAGAATGTACAGTGTGTGTCTACTTTTGTCTCTAGCATGTATTTTGCCCTCTGTTCCATTTTTCtcgattatataataaaacattatccgCCTGCTGGGGCAGTTAGGTGAAACTTAATTTGTCACACACtagcaaatatatttaagtaaagatAAATACTGATAATAAGACGTAACAGACTTTTTGAAACCTACCATTTTGTCTTGTCTATGCCAATGGTAGCTAACCACCCAGTGACTTCCCATATACATAGGAAATGTACTTTGTCCATAGTTACAGTGTTCAGTATAAAATTTCAGGTTCTTATATGATGGCATAGGATGACACACACTTAATGCAAATATATAGTGTCTGTAACAATGTTCAAGAAATGCTGTTGCAGACACTATTTGTTAGGACTTTTCATTATAAGTTAAATGTAAGGTATGTCATAAGGATTAAACTTGACGAAATTATAATGACTTACTGATGCTgaatttattttctgaaaaCAATGTCGCTTACTGGGTGCCCTTTTATGAATCCAATTCTAAGAGTagctatttttttactttaatttttgaACTGAATTGATTATAAAAGTGCACAGGTGCGATCTATGTGCAAGTTTTGTCCCAATATGGCCAAAGTTCAATAGcaatagtatttaaatactGATTACATCTATGACTATGCatgtattgattaataaataccaCATAAAATACCATCATGTATGATTGCACAAAACATGTTTCATTTCTTCAGctcagtttaaataaaattacaaattgaatacatatttttgttttatttatagttttacaaaCTTATGGAAATGTAGAcagttatttattcatttgaattgAATAGATACTTAGTATCTTAAATGAAATGCTGCACAATGATGGTACCTCTTTGTAAtctttatcattaattaatatctaaCACAATACTATTATATGGTATAATAAGCAGTAGGAAGTGCCTTAGAACTTTCTAGAGACAATAACAAGGTTAATATTTGATAGTATTGAAAATATAGTCTCGCGGTCACTTTGGGTGGATAATTccaagttaattaaattataacttaaaataaaatgcgtcAATCTGCTTTTATTCTGTTGTCTGGTGTATTAGTTTCATTTTGTGCTTGTGTGTCTTGTTCCTTGTCATCTTGTTTTCGTTTGAACATACAAACGCCTCCTTCACATTGGAATGGAAATTCTGTCTTTACGTTTCCATCCGCGTCCTTGACTGCCCATGGGTTCCAAAAGCGAAGCACGTAGGGTTGTATAAACTTGTGCCACAGGAACAAAAGAACTGGAATTATAAAGCACGGAACGCACACCATATTTAATTGTATGTCAAGCAACTACTGCACAAGGATATTGACGAAACTATTGAAATTTGACcttgcttttattattttttatgattccaATGCATGAGTTCGAGATTGGGTTTTTGACAATTGACGTCCTAAAGAAAACTTGACACTTGACAGTGACGTTACAAATGAGTGATGTCAAACGTCATCTAAACaccataaacttttttttttttttggtttgatttactccttaaggaggtACCATAAACtacgatattttttatgatgaaaGGAATTCGAACCCGTATACATACTTCCTAATcgatttaatttatcattatattaccATACATGTAATGAGATGTTCCTGAGTACATATACATGTGTACATGCGGGACCTGCGAGCAATTCATAGTCTCCTATATTTTTCTACCTGAATGCACTTCACAGTCAGGCTATAACTAATGTCGAGTTTTGTATGCGCCATTTCGGCTTGTCGTTATTTCGAGCTCTTTATGTTGTAAGAATCGGATGGTTAAAATAGctaggtttttattttagattcctTTCAATCAATTTccgaaaatatatcaaaaatcgTTTAGCCGTTTTAAGACAGACTAGGCAGTAGGTATGCGTCTTTTGTTAAATCCGATTTTAGAtaactgtttaaatatttattgtcattgaGGAATAAAACATCacggaaatatatatttttttaatagcaatAATATGTAACAATTTGATGTATCACGATATAAAATTCGCGTTAAATTGGAATACATATTTCCTCTTTACAGTACTTTCATTGAAAGAGGCAATAAATTCTAATACCCTGTCATATTACGCTTGccttattttaatgattaacaaTACGTATATAAGCTAAACAACTTTTAATgcaaatgtacaaaaaaatgtCTCCGATATTCACATCAAAGCAAAATTGAGATAAATAGGAAGAAATCCTTACTTAgacattatttaaacaattactaATAGCATAAATAGTTAAAACTTTTACAATTTAGGCTGAACACCTGACTAACTTGCACAACCTTGACTATAAATAATCACGTATAactaatttacttataaacGAATATATATTTCACTATTCACTACAAGCTATAAATAGACACCTCTTTTGAGAATTGAGATCTTATTCACAGCGCACGTATTCGTACCACGGTAACTTACCACTTATTCTAATGTACTTTTATAGTAGGTATTTGTATAGTAATAGAAGTAGGTAAATAATTCTCtaacaagtaaattttatataaaatataacgagagagtaaatgttattcattcaatatattttcacgGCTTCACTATGTGAACACTAGAGGGGCGCGCAACAAATGCACCAAGTGTTAATGGCACCGAGTAATATCACATCACGAGTGTCTTACAGAAGGCACGTCACATCGCGTGGCCCGCGTCGGCAGTCTTGAGAGCTTCGCGCAGGCGCATCGGCAGCTCGGGCACCCTGTATATGGGGTCGGTCAGCGGTGGCAACACTAGCGCGTCCACAGATTTCTCGTAACTCGTATACGACATGTACAACTGCGATATTTGGCTTATCTCTTCGTCAGTCATGGCCACTGCGCGCAGCTGTTTTCTGATGTCGACTGCGGTCGATTCGCCGCACTTTGAGCAAATCTCGTCTAGTATATAGGTTTTGGTCCGTTTCTTGGGCGCGTGCTTGCACGGCACGGGCTCGACGAACTTGTACTTCTTGGGTTTGAGAGGCCGGCGCGGACGGTCGTCGCCGTCGGAGAGCACCACCACGAGCCGCTTGGCGCCGTccagcgcggcggcgcgcgacACCGGCTCCCCGCCGCCGCTCATCAGGGCCTGGCACAGCTGCTCCGACGGGTTCTCGAAGTCGTAGTATATGCACCGGGACTCTGAACTGCTCTTGGTGTTGTTCTCTATGTGCAGACTGTATCTGAGTCGAATTTTCTTTGGACGGTTACTGTATTTCAGGTACACATGTATCGGTATGTCTATCGATGCGCACCCGGACTCTTGGATCTCGTAAGGTGGCTCTTGGAGAACTGAAAGAGAGAGCGAACGAGTTCATTATCTAGAAAATTGACATTATTTAAATCGATGACGAGCGCCGCTGGGCGCAGTAATGTCATCGAGATAATATTGTCATAGGTGGTTCGGGGTTGGCTTCGGGCTATCAACATGTTGATAACGGCGatcacattacaatattattacacgCACATTGTTTACTCTCAATGTGAAGCTGTTATACTTTACACGTTTATTCTCAAAGGGGTAGATATTGATACAAAATGTGAAGCACATTTTCGTTCGTTGGTGTCACGGTAAGCAAGTTTATTAGCTTACGTGCCAATTCTAAGAAAGCTATTGTTTATCCAGACCTTCAGATccgtaacaaatatttgcggatcaGGAAAAACATCTGTGGCAATCGGAACCGCGGCTTCGCATCAAAATTTCTGGTTTTTCCTGTTCAAAAGTTTGACCACACACTTGTGGTGGGAACGGGCCCTGACATCACGTGcaacataattttgtataataaacaagCACCACAGTTTAACGTTGGcattcttatataaaattaatgtaccggtatatttttgtttccgaTAGTGGCCATCTTAATCTCGGCACCACCCTGCCCTATACGGCAGCGTACGAAAACTGAAGGTTCTATTTACATCATCTATGGCCCGACTGGTGTCATGCATCGTCaaggacaaaaaaatattggtgcACACACTTCATCATATAAAAGTGGTAAATCAGCCCATTTTAGTTTGTCGGGTCAAATAAATTCGTAGTAAATCAAGATGAAGTCTGTAACTAATATACTTTGTTAAACAGAAGTTAGAAACCCAATCAGGCAGCACGAGGTATAAGGTCTACCACTCCGTCACACGAGCATACTGAGCGGCTAATTTGCCTTGGGTCAGGATTTTCTTTGTCCTAGGGACATGATATTCTATAGGATTCATCGAATACGGAACATCAATTGATTGTAAGATAGCCATATAAAACGGGACTGGACGCAGCAGCGGATTGCTTAGGatggatgatgatgataactGGAAAGGTCCTTGCCTCTTTTGGGATAGACAAACGCCGTTGGTGGATGGAGGTGGAAGACGACCTTGTGCACGAAGGCGCTGATGTCGTGACCGCTGGCGCCACGCACCCACACCCGCCAGTCCAGAGCAAGCGCCCGGCCAAGCGCGGATCGCCGCGGTTCGCACTCGTGACCAACCTCTAGCCATATGCGTACGCACAtctgaaacaaatatatttattgatgaatAAATTTTTCTCTTTGATCTCATGGGCAACAGATATAGGCTGTAGATTAAGAGCTCCTGAGTCCGAATCCTGGTGAAATTTTCCGTGTTATTTCGATTTGCATGGATTATCTAGAACAGGTCAGATCCCCGATCGTGTTTTTACGATCCAACATACATACTTGATAAAATGTGTTGCGCCGACGCCACATTGGGATTAGAGCAAAAGGAAAGAGAGCATGAACATAGAGATGCGTCGTCGGGGATATCGTAGGTAAATAAGAActgaacaatatatttttcggGGTGGGGAGATAGAAAGGGATAACTTTCGTTTCACCGTTAGCCAATCAGTCACTGTTTCAACCGATATGAAGCATGCTGACCTTTGGTTAGCACGGTGTTAAACAGACGGTGACAAAAATTGAGTAAATCCGATCGTCATAcggatttttcaaaataaatataagctgCCAAAGCAGCAATAATGTATAAAACAgtctttaacaaaaaatatattattattgtctagACAATACCTACTGTAGATTTTATCGTACACTTTATCTTTAAATTAGCATTTCGCGTGTGATTTCGGCATTTTATAACTACCTATTGTATAGCTCGTCATGTTTTGTGTTGCAAtatgaaatcaaataattatttttacgtggTAACTTTGTGCCATTATAGGTTTTTACATCGTATTTGTAAAGTTGTTTAGTCTATAGAAATGTCTAAAATTTACTCCttggaattaaattaaaaaatgtagtgACTTGGGTAGTCTGCTCCGAATGGATTGATACTACTGTATGGCAATGTGAAGCTACCAGTCGCGACCAACCTTAGCAAGGCCTAATTTAGTTGTAAACCAAataccgttaaagtgaacgtcAAATTCCTAATTTAGTCTGttaatgtcatttttttatccTTCAATTTAGTCACTTCTATTCTGGTTCAATTTATTTTGGGTTATCAaggaaatgtaaaaattaacgCTATTCATTCAACCTGATATGATCGAGtctgaattaaattatttgtttttacgaTTTCTTTACGATTCTCGATTACAGCAACTCACGAAGatgattgtaacaaaattatgaatattgtaaagtaaaacaattttcttattatgactttattttcttatatagtcataattaattatttatttgtcgacatacataacatcacgcattttatccccgaaggggtatgcagaggcgcaactagggcacccacttttcgccaagtatgttccgtcccatgatgtgatagggggcgagcctatcgtcatatcgggcacaaattccagactccgggctgatactgagcagaaaaacccaaatatcactttgcccgacccgggattcgaacccaggacctcagagcgctattgtaccggacatgcaatacaactacgccaccgaggcagcttTATTTGTCGACATGGTGCTTCAAAAACCATTCTCGGTTTTTATTGCCTTGCATTTACGAATACGATCCGCTCAATCAATAACAAGTAAAAACCCTTGTGAACAGGGTCCTTTTGACATTGCaatgataaatgaaatatattacatatctatataaaaaaaaaacgaataaaataaatatcaataaaaagtaattttacttttacacgtcctaatgtcattactactactctaagagaactCATAGCACTAACAACATCCCGCTTTCAGTAAGAAATACAGTcatgcacacgccatattcgcactagcCCATATAttatcggaatgtttgccggcaaacatgacagctacacgacagttacatgacattacgcgtgtcacgggaaaataacattatgtagTAAATAATGAATGGGCTAGACTACAAAATCATCAAAAAATCAGCAATCAAAGCTGGGCTTTATGCTGATAAAGTACTCAGAAATATGAGTACGTGTTTTCATTTTATGCGATGACAAAGTGACCCTATATgccatattgatttaaattataatttaggtaagtattagatgtaaaaaataacctttagGCAACAAAGTGTAAatcctatatatatatagatattactTAATACTTCAAGCAACTAACAtctttaagatatttatttttcttatttcttgTTAACAAAATATGGTCAAAGACGTTCGCCTGTAATAggcatacatatttgaaattatatagtGTTTAACAACACACATATGACATGTTATATGTTTTGCTATTATTgtaacaaactaaaaaaaaatatttagtaaaatcgTGATGACAAATTGCAGAAAAACGAATGCATTTTAATGGATCCAAATCAATGCAAAAGATAAAATAAGATTACATGAATTAAGATCGTTGATATAAGATCTTATCGCTGTTATCAGGAAAAGTAAACAGAGATTAGATTTAATGCtaaaattttaatgtgtttaCATGATgaaatcttaaaattattattcttatgtaaattttgaataaagttCAAAGAATTGTAGAttacaaacttaatatttattttggatataAACAGCAAATAAATTCCGTTCAAGAGCTGCGGAGCGACATTTCAAACATGGTCCTATGAATTTTTCAAGTGGTCCACCTTATTtgcaagtttaaaataaacattagacatgtatatttttattgatatttgttattcattctGCCAAAATAACTTGGTTAAccagcataatatttttaaaaatatagaatatccTTTTTTGTACAACCGGAAACGAAGCCAGACGCTTATAGCAATACAAGTTGATCTCGGAAGAATAAGGCACTGTGTCACACCTTTATAAAAACTGTACTACCACAGAACACCCTACTGTACTATGTTCTTTAGTCGTCATTTCTAGTTTCAAGGCTTTTGATATCCCGCCATTTCATCTACAAAGGCCGTAGATCAATCCCATATACATTTTCTATTAGTGTTAACGATAGTACAAAGGCATTCCGCTTATGGCTCCAGGTATGCTTCCccgataattttgattattattaatagcatTAGTTCTCAAAATGAACTGTTTGAAActggtattaaataatatctatacaaTGAAGCGTCTATCCGTGTATAAAAGCAGATAAAAACTGCGCGTTACGTCAAGTTAAATAATTCGGCCTTGACCGTGAATTGAGATTGGTAGCGTATTGTCGTTTAGATTCGGTACATTACGTATCCAAGTATTATCGATTGAGTGAAAATATTGATAGATATCGCTGTCTCCATGTATGTATTTAATGGAACGTCTTTTTGCTTTATTGCGTCTTTAGTTTGTTAATCTGACGTATGGGTCCGAAATGGGCcgggaaaaaaatatctttttggatttcaatttatgtataatttatgtttcGGCGAGGTTTGAGTACCCCCGTATGTATTTTGGTAAGCATATAGGTCCAACTGGAAGTCTACATTTTGGTATAatatgtgataaataataacctagtcataaaataaaaatggaacaaGAAACACTACCGCGGAATGAAGTGcgaaaatatatagttatactagaattttactatacatatatttacgaatgcaaaaaattgtaaaatgttttgaaatctgtatgtttgttataagtaaaagtagaaaaaacaacagatttagatgaaatttggcacatgggtaGACggtatcctggattaacacataagctactttttattccggtaatttgcacgtgaaataatgttttttttagatggTGCCAGCGTCGCACGCTGTTCTAGGGTCTTTTGTACCGAAAGCTATTCAATACGCAATCGAAACCGCGAACAACacttagtaatttatataaatttgcattgttggattcattatttaaatactatataaaaattatatggaCACAAAACTTTACCTTTAATTTGCCGAGTtcaacaaataacaatataaatcttGTCAAATGTATTCATTATTCAAATTGACACAACGATGTGTATGCCAGCCGTGTGCAATAAAGAGTTTTGTTTCACTGgctgttttttattaaaaaatataatatatatttcacggAATCCGTAACGAAATCGCATATTGAATTTATATGCATCAGCGATATTAAATTACGGTTCAAGTGCAGTTATTTCGCAAACTATAAGTGCCCTGCCCTGTATGTACCCATAAGTTCATTGGTTTGTGAAGCTAATATGCAAGCATTCATATGTTtggtttatttcaataaaatacaatgagaaaaaaatataaaaataatggtcATTATTGGACgtcatcaaatattaaaatactacagagttaaaaataaatgttcatacGGGAATTAAAGTTGTTAAAGACATTATTTCATAGATATTGACAAATTACAATCAATCATGtacggattttttattttttaaagggcACTAATACTGATACAACGTAAAATCACGATGTTACGCTAGACTTCTTTATTTGGAAAATTGCCAAAATATCAAGTATTtgcaacaattatattaatcttaCATTTGACCGTTTCTAGTTTTACGGAACAttcatataaagaatatttccgCAACgcgaaattcaaatattttaaatgttttatttcttaaagtaTGGTCACTTTAAgccataaaacaaaaatatgtacggtcacaaaaacttgtatttattacataaccTACGACTTTCCTCATTGTGGTTCTTACCTACATCCTCtaacagtttttttaaataaacgatccctatctcaatctttaatccgatttcgagaaaaCCAATTAAAATGAATCACATCTTATCCGGAATACAagttttagtttataattatgttaaaaaaaattaagctgtTTTGTATACAATGTGTACTCGATTATAaccttactagcttttgcccgcggctctgcccgcgttataaagttttcaggctaaagttttccgttataaaagtagtagtttcccgggagcctatgttcttcccaggatctcaaactgtctccataccaaatttcatcttaatagtttgggtagttttttagtgtaacacgttcaggcagacagatgcagcgggggacttttgttttataatatattttttagaaatttttaagaggaacaatcccgtcatacatcattgttgcataactttaaccgtttacgcagcgcacgcaacggaagttctcataactaataaattgtccccgtttttgcaacatgtttcattactgctccgctcctattggtcatagcgtgacgatatataacctatagcactccaggaacaaagggctatccaacacaaaaatatttttttagttcgaaccggtagttcctgagattagcgattactgctccgctcctattgggtatagcgtgatgatatatatagcctatagcattccaggaacaaagggctacccaacacaaaagaattattcaggacccttattctgtatgatagtgtaaacgcgtaacgcggccgtgtcatgttatctttgagaaatgtgcgtgaaatggtattctgtaagccaaatttctatagtcctaaacatgatgtgttgtgttacgtgcttgttacgcactgttaaaataacgtgcgggatagagaataagggcccagttcaaactcctagtttctgagattagccattactgctccgctcctattgggtatagcgtgatgatatatagcctatagcactccacgaataaagggctatccaacgcaaaaatattttttcagttcggaccggtagttcctgagattagacattactgctccgctcctattgggtatagcgtgatgatatatagcctatagcactccacgaacaaagggctatccaacgcaaaaagaatttttcagtttggaccggtagttcctgagattagccattactgctccgctcctattgggtatagcgtgatgatatatagcctatagcactccacgaacaaagggctatccaacgcaaaagaatatttctttttggaccggtagttcctgagattagccattactgctccgctcctattgggtatagcgtgatgatatatagcctatagcactccatgaacatagggctatccaacgcaaaaagaatttttcagtttggacctgtagttcctgagattagcgcgttcaaacaaacaaacaaacaaacaaacaaacaaacaaactcttcagctttatataatagtatagatttgtgtgtaataaaaaataattcatttgtaagctctcaaaaaaactatattctgattgatccatttttgagTTACATCGAAAATAGCGATTAAgaccgtttattgaaaatggaagGCGACAGGAATAgagttatatgaacccttcaccACAGCAAcgatttattaccaattggtaataactttcaGAGCACAAATTTGGACTTGATATTCGGcctataactatactgtttaatgtctttgctaatactacaatattattaatcattcgCTGTCATACCTCCGTAGCAACAGCTCAATCTATTTTAAATCACTAGCAAGTGATCTATTTCCACACCGTCAAACATTTATTCCGCTGCCGTGTTTTCCCTGGATACGAGTCAAGGGAAACGGGAACAATTGTACAGTTATTGTCAATCTTTATTGCCTGAATTTGAAGCGACGACGTCGTGGCTTTTGTCAGACTATAATAACTGACTTCATGCCGGCCATAAAATTTGACGTGGAAAAGccttattgaattttatgttaagtacacaattaatatgtataatatgaagTTTATTTACTTGGCATGGCAACAGGGCTATTGAATCTACTATTAATACCATACTGTCTGAATATAATCAACGAGTGAAGTTTCTCACGGTCATTagaactatgccggcctgtcttaTTGCATTTGCAGCGTACACCAGATAACCCTGGAACGCAATTCGTCGATACGAGACTATGGCAGGTGTCATGGTTGTTTTCAGGTCGGTTACATATCGTGTACCCTTCCCCTAGCTAAACATCAATTTGGTGTGAACTGTTACGGTTATACGGATACGTACGCCGTACAGTACAGTTGGCCTTAAATAACCAA
This genomic stretch from Manduca sexta isolate Smith_Timp_Sample1 chromosome 8, JHU_Msex_v1.0, whole genome shotgun sequence harbors:
- the LOC115442739 gene encoding protein ENL isoform X3, with product MCVRIWLEVGHECEPRRSALGRALALDWRVWVRGASGHDISAFVHKVVFHLHPPTAFVYPKRVLQEPPYEIQESGCASIDIPIHVYLKYSNRPKKIRLRYSLHIENNTKSSSESRCIYYDFENPSEQLCQALMSGGGEPVSRAAALDGAKRLVVVLSDGDDRPRRPLKPKKYKFVEPVPCKHAPKKRTKTYILDEICSKCGESTAVDIRKQLRAVAMTDEEISQISQLYMSYTSYEKSVDALVLPPLTDPIYRVPELPMRLREALKTADAGHAM
- the LOC115442739 gene encoding protein ENL isoform X2, with protein sequence MTEGPLLHHDKPMCVRIWLEVGHECEPRRSALGRALALDWRVWVRGASGHDISAFVHKVVFHLHPPTAFVYPKRVLQEPPYEIQESGCASIDIPIHVYLKYSNRPKKIRLRYSLHIENNTKSSSESRCIYYDFENPSEQLCQALMSGGGEPVSRAAALDGAKRLVVVLSDGDDRPRRPLKPKKYKFVEPVPCKHAPKKRTKTYILDEICSKCGESTAVDIRKQLRAVAMTDEEISQISQLYMSYTSYEKSVDALVLPPLTDPIYRVPELPMRLREALKTADAGHAM
- the LOC115442739 gene encoding uncharacterized protein LOC115442739 isoform X4, with amino-acid sequence MARGWSRVRTAAIRAWPGACSGLAGVGAWRQRSRHQRLRAQVLQEPPYEIQESGCASIDIPIHVYLKYSNRPKKIRLRYSLHIENNTKSSSESRCIYYDFENPSEQLCQALMSGGGEPVSRAAALDGAKRLVVVLSDGDDRPRRPLKPKKYKFVEPVPCKHAPKKRTKTYILDEICSKCGESTAVDIRKQLRAVAMTDEEISQISQLYMSYTSYEKSVDALVLPPLTDPIYRVPELPMRLREALKTADAGHAM
- the LOC115442743 gene encoding UPF0729 protein AAEL015238, which encodes MVCVPCFIIPVLLFLWHKFIQPYVLRFWNPWAVKDADGNVKTEFPFQCEGGVCMFKRKQDDKEQDTQAQNETNTPDNRIKAD
- the LOC115442739 gene encoding protein ENL isoform X1 → MHDARHAADTHCLIDNKLPTGVKGHKILCQKSEYARQMCVRIWLEVGHECEPRRSALGRALALDWRVWVRGASGHDISAFVHKVVFHLHPPTAFVYPKRVLQEPPYEIQESGCASIDIPIHVYLKYSNRPKKIRLRYSLHIENNTKSSSESRCIYYDFENPSEQLCQALMSGGGEPVSRAAALDGAKRLVVVLSDGDDRPRRPLKPKKYKFVEPVPCKHAPKKRTKTYILDEICSKCGESTAVDIRKQLRAVAMTDEEISQISQLYMSYTSYEKSVDALVLPPLTDPIYRVPELPMRLREALKTADAGHAM